The proteins below come from a single Candidatus Zixiibacteriota bacterium genomic window:
- a CDS encoding site-2 protease family protein, whose product MDNPEQTSRAIYYQLSDIYEISAIYFHDGRLILRAKPLIGREEAFSLLHRRLNNVGFTANVREDAHGILIAVRQTRKIRLPLLNIILFLATLATMFLAPALLSLDFHYFDRPGAVQERLEFTVALMAILLFHEFGHYLAGRRRGVFMSLPYFIPAPNIVGTFGAVIKSKSPFTNRRDLIEVGAAGPIAGFVISVIAIAIGLSRSEIIPPDFEGGMRLGDSLLIKLLSWLIIGPIPEGYDFMLSPAAFAGWVGLLVTMINLLPLGQLDGGHILYGLLGNRQHQIGRFFLIVMMVLGFWWPGWWFFGALVFLFGINHPPTYNDSQKLTGAAKVMALIAIFIFLVSFVPAPFILD is encoded by the coding sequence ATGGATAACCCGGAACAGACTTCGCGCGCCATATATTACCAGCTTTCCGATATCTATGAGATATCGGCTATCTATTTTCATGACGGGCGGCTGATACTGCGCGCCAAGCCTCTCATCGGCAGGGAAGAGGCGTTTTCGCTTCTGCATCGGCGGCTCAACAATGTCGGCTTCACGGCGAATGTCCGCGAGGACGCCCACGGCATTCTCATCGCCGTTCGCCAGACCAGGAAAATCCGCCTCCCGCTACTTAACATTATTCTTTTCCTGGCGACGCTTGCCACCATGTTTCTGGCGCCGGCGCTGCTGTCGCTCGATTTCCATTATTTCGACCGTCCCGGAGCGGTGCAGGAACGGCTCGAATTTACCGTCGCCTTGATGGCAATCCTGCTCTTTCACGAATTTGGCCATTACCTGGCAGGCCGCCGCCGGGGGGTCTTTATGTCGCTGCCGTATTTCATCCCGGCGCCGAATATTGTCGGGACTTTTGGCGCCGTCATCAAATCGAAATCCCCCTTCACCAACCGGCGCGACCTGATTGAGGTCGGCGCCGCCGGCCCGATTGCCGGGTTCGTGATATCGGTGATTGCTATCGCTATCGGGTTGAGCCGGTCGGAAATCATTCCGCCTGATTTTGAAGGAGGGATGCGGCTGGGCGACTCCCTGCTTATAAAACTTCTCTCCTGGCTGATAATCGGTCCGATACCGGAAGGATACGACTTCATGCTGTCGCCGGCCGCTTTTGCCGGATGGGTCGGACTCCTGGTGACAATGATAAATCTGCTCCCGCTCGGTCAACTTGACGGCGGGCATATACTATATGGTCTGCTGGGAAACCGTCAGCATCAGATAGGACGGTTCTTCCTGATTGTTATGATGGTGCTCGGGTTCTGGTGGCCCGGCTGGTGGTTCTTTGGGGCGCTGGTCTTTCTGTTCGGGATAAATCATCCCCCCACTTACAACGACAGCCAGAAACTGACCGGCGCGGCAAAGGTGATGGCGCTTATCGCCATATTTATTTTTCTCGTCAGTTTCGTGCCGGCGCCGTTTATACTGGATTAA